A single genomic interval of Amblyraja radiata isolate CabotCenter1 chromosome 3, sAmbRad1.1.pri, whole genome shotgun sequence harbors:
- the tomm5 gene encoding mitochondrial import receptor subunit TOM5 homolog: MFRMEALGPKMDPEELRRTMRADVLRSLRYFLIYVAVLRATPFILKKLDSI; this comes from the exons ATGTTCAGGATGGAGGCGCTGGGACCCAAGATGGACCCGGAGGAGCTGCGCAGGACGATGAGGGCCGACGTGCTACGTTCCCTCCGCTACTTCCTCATTTACGTGGCCGTCCTGCGGGCGA CTCCTTTTATCCTAAAGAAATTGGATAGTATTTGA